The Terriglobus roseus sequence AATCAAGCAGGGACGTGAGGCGAAGGAAGTCACCGGCATCACGATGACAACGGGCGAGCGTTACAGCTTTGACGCTGTCGTTTCCAACGAAGACGCGGTGCGCACCTATCGCGAACTGCTGAAGGACACCGACGCCAGCGCAGCCTTCGACCGGCGCAAGAACTGGGAGCCTGCGTGCAGCGGCGTGGTGCTCTATCTTGGCCTGAACAAGCGCTACGACCACATCGCACATCATGACTTCGTCTTCTCGCGCGATCCGCACGAGGAGTTCAACGCAATCTACAACCTGGGTATGCCGGCGCCTGATCCGACGTGCTACCTCGCGTCCACAGCACGGACAGAGCCGGCGACCGCGCCGCCGGGAGGCGATGCTCTGTACGTCCTGGTCCACACGCCTTATCTAAGGCCCAATCACGATTGGCGCAAGATGTTCCCGGGCTATCGCCAGGTCATTCTCGACAAGCTCAAGCGCACCGGAGGCATGCCCGATATCGAAGACCGCATCGTCTTTGAGCACGCCCTGACGCCGCAGGATATTCACGACCGTTATCGCGTTCTGGACGGAGCCATCTATGGCCTGAGTTCACACGGCCGCATGAACGGCGCCTTCAAGCCGTCGAATGTTGTTCGCGGCATTGAGGGTCTGTTCCTTGCAGGTGGAGCGGCGCACCCTGGCCCCGGCATGCCCATGGTGATGATGAGCGGATGGATCGCAGCCGATGCGCTCGACCGCCTCTATCAAAAGGGCAGTTCTACTAACCATTTCAGCGCTGCCGATCGAAAAGTGATTCAACGCGAAGAGGCAGAGACGATCAGCTTTTAGCCTGCATCTCTGCCCCTCTGCGACTAGCCCTGAATAAACTTCAGGATCTCCGCATTCACCGCATCCGCATCCACCGCGCACATACCGTGCGGTTGCCCCGGCAGGACGACCAGTGTGGAGCCCGGTACCAGCGTGTGGCCGATCTTCGCCGCGTCGTCGATGGGAACGATCTGGTCGTCGTCGCCGTGCAGAAAGAGCACGGGAATCTTCAGGCTCTTCAGGTCTTCGGTGAAGTCCGTCTCGCTGAACGCTTTCACGCAGTCATACAGGCCCTTGATGCCGCCCTGCATGCCCTGGTACCAGAAGTTGTCGATGACACCCTGGCTCTTCCTGGCACCGTCGCGGTTGTAGCCATAGAACGGGATCGCGAGGTCCTTGAAGTACTGTGAACGGTCGCCCAGAGTACCGGCGCGAATGCCGTCGAAGACATCGATCGGCAGGCCACCGGGATTCTTCTCGCTCTTGAGCATGACAGGCGGAACGGCGCCGATCAGGATCGCCTTCTTCACGCGCGAGGAGCCGTGACGGCCAAGGTAGTGCGCGACCTCCCCACCGCCCGTGGAGTGGCCGATCATGATGGCGTCCTTCAGATCCAGAGCTTCAAACAGCGCCGCCAGATCGTCCGCATAGGTGTCCATTTCATTGCCGTCCCACGTCTGCGTGCTCCGGCCGTGGCCGCGACGATCGTGCGCAATCACGCGATAGCCCTTGCTGCCCAGAAACATCATCTGCGGATCCCAGGCATCGGCGTTCAGCGGCCAGCCGTGGGAGAAAACAACCGGCGTACCGGTACCCCAGTCCTTGTAGAAAATCTCTGCGCCATCTTTGACCTTGATCGTTGGCATCTGTCTGCTCCTTAGTTGAGGGTTGAACCCTGAAGATCGCATTCCACGGGCCGCGTGTCCACACGAAGCTGTGTGAAAGTACGACGAC is a genomic window containing:
- a CDS encoding phytoene desaturase family protein, which encodes MRVAVIGSGLAGLAAAATLAARGYNVEVFEKNPWLGGKAAVLQEQGFRFDMGPTILIQPSMLRKIFAEAGRKLEDYLAMVRLDPSWRCFFEDGTVIDLKDSTPEMIRSLNQKQAGLGDKYGEFLKVSEDLHDISDKFFFWKPVGSMLDTLDWRGAFDINVLKDVMKMRMGKTVSGVIREHISDDNTAQMLDHFVQYVGSSPDASPAILCAIGHMQTQEGIWYPMGGTRAVPEALVKLGEELGVKYHVNADVARIEIKQGREAKEVTGITMTTGERYSFDAVVSNEDAVRTYRELLKDTDASAAFDRRKNWEPACSGVVLYLGLNKRYDHIAHHDFVFSRDPHEEFNAIYNLGMPAPDPTCYLASTARTEPATAPPGGDALYVLVHTPYLRPNHDWRKMFPGYRQVILDKLKRTGGMPDIEDRIVFEHALTPQDIHDRYRVLDGAIYGLSSHGRMNGAFKPSNVVRGIEGLFLAGGAAHPGPGMPMVMMSGWIAADALDRLYQKGSSTNHFSAADRKVIQREEAETISF
- a CDS encoding alpha/beta fold hydrolase, yielding MPTIKVKDGAEIFYKDWGTGTPVVFSHGWPLNADAWDPQMMFLGSKGYRVIAHDRRGHGRSTQTWDGNEMDTYADDLAALFEALDLKDAIMIGHSTGGGEVAHYLGRHGSSRVKKAILIGAVPPVMLKSEKNPGGLPIDVFDGIRAGTLGDRSQYFKDLAIPFYGYNRDGARKSQGVIDNFWYQGMQGGIKGLYDCVKAFSETDFTEDLKSLKIPVLFLHGDDDQIVPIDDAAKIGHTLVPGSTLVVLPGQPHGMCAVDADAVNAEILKFIQG